One region of Natronorubrum aibiense genomic DNA includes:
- a CDS encoding DNA-directed RNA polymerase subunit epsilon, translating into MRDDGAEPGPDAGQSVAIGDSPRSEYETERRLETRPGSGSLSRADVQRDSTVRQWGVVTPSATVIGRAESPDGDLSESVRRLHDEQHAATPGYSERAHRLDRLRTTQALCNALDVTPWQRDLALGVMDEIDLREFGSQRAIEKVALVVIRHVVDVDRQQYFGLDDIDAQALSAERMDELFGQYRAHDITDEETFKRLAADYGLDTTSLNRLRRVLKSQLEDELPAYGRNPYRDPNLPDVTVTGEADTEGEA; encoded by the coding sequence ATGAGAGACGACGGTGCTGAACCCGGTCCGGACGCCGGCCAGTCTGTGGCCATCGGCGACAGCCCGCGATCAGAGTACGAGACGGAACGGCGTCTCGAGACGCGGCCCGGCTCCGGCTCGCTCTCTCGAGCGGACGTCCAGCGCGATTCGACGGTCCGCCAGTGGGGCGTCGTCACGCCGAGTGCGACCGTCATCGGCCGCGCCGAGTCGCCCGACGGGGACCTCTCCGAGAGCGTTCGTCGCCTCCACGACGAACAGCACGCGGCGACACCGGGCTACAGCGAGCGCGCCCACCGACTCGACCGGCTCCGGACGACGCAGGCGCTGTGTAACGCCCTCGACGTGACGCCGTGGCAACGCGATCTCGCTCTGGGCGTGATGGACGAGATCGACCTCCGGGAGTTCGGCAGCCAGCGGGCGATCGAAAAGGTCGCGCTGGTGGTGATTCGCCACGTGGTCGACGTCGACCGCCAGCAGTACTTCGGGCTGGACGACATCGACGCACAGGCGCTGTCGGCCGAGCGGATGGACGAGTTGTTCGGTCAGTACCGGGCCCACGACATCACCGATGAGGAGACGTTCAAACGCCTCGCCGCCGACTACGGACTGGATACGACCAGCCTAAACCGGCTCCGGCGCGTGCTCAAGTCCCAACTTGAGGACGAGCTCCCAGCCTACGGCCGGAACCCCTACCGAGACCCGAATCTGCCCGACGTGACCGTAACCGGCGAGGCCGACACCGAAGGCGAGGCCTGA
- a CDS encoding DsbA family oxidoreductase — MSATPDRLELYADYVCPFCYLGKQSLAQYRETRAEPLEIDWQPFDLRSGKRNPDGSIDHDVDDGKDETYFEQAKQNVRRLQAEYDVEMAQEIAIEVDSLPAQQASWYVKQEYPEQWAAFDDAIYAALWQDGRDIGDADVLAALADDVGLPVAEIRSAIADEGVRTELEDRFTTAQRRGITGVPTFIYEGQAARGAVPPAQLERLVDGASRDTANSRR, encoded by the coding sequence ATGTCCGCGACACCCGACCGGCTGGAGCTGTACGCCGATTACGTCTGCCCGTTCTGCTATCTTGGCAAACAGTCGCTCGCACAGTACCGTGAAACGCGTGCGGAGCCACTCGAAATCGACTGGCAACCGTTCGACCTTCGAAGTGGAAAGCGGAATCCGGACGGCTCGATCGACCACGACGTCGACGACGGCAAAGACGAGACGTACTTCGAACAGGCGAAACAGAACGTCCGTCGCCTCCAGGCGGAGTACGACGTCGAGATGGCCCAAGAGATCGCGATCGAGGTCGACTCGCTGCCGGCCCAGCAGGCGTCATGGTACGTCAAACAAGAGTACCCCGAGCAGTGGGCTGCGTTCGACGACGCGATCTACGCGGCACTCTGGCAAGACGGGCGTGACATCGGCGACGCCGACGTGCTGGCTGCCCTCGCGGACGACGTCGGATTGCCAGTTGCTGAGATTCGGTCAGCGATCGCCGACGAGGGCGTCCGAACGGAACTCGAGGATCGGTTCACCACCGCTCAGCGACGGGGGATCACCGGCGTGCCGACGTTCATCTACGAGGGACAGGCCGCTCGCGGGGCCGTCCCACCGGCACAGCTCGAGCGCCTCGTCGACGGTGCGAGTCGAGACACGGCTAACTCGAGACGGTAG
- a CDS encoding NAD(+)/NADH kinase, producing the protein MDVAVGIVAQRGDERAQDLAAALIETLERAGDREGATVSVVVDDASGNAVDAPAVPVASMADRDFVVSIGGDGTLLFVAREVGSTPILGVNLGEVGFLNAVAPDDACDVVVDLLEELCDTGSLEGRALSRLEATGEGEWALEPALNELVVHGPRRGHGGGVTVETRIDGDCYAASHADGVLVATPTGSTAYNLSEGGPLVHPETDALVVTQMAATESMPPLVVDPDTELTISVSGADTAYVISDGRNRRRLEPPATVTVSLAPDPVQLVGPTGNFVTSLEKLEST; encoded by the coding sequence ATGGACGTTGCCGTCGGAATCGTCGCCCAACGCGGCGACGAGCGTGCACAGGACCTCGCTGCGGCACTCATCGAGACGCTCGAGCGTGCCGGCGACCGCGAGGGAGCGACCGTCTCGGTCGTCGTCGACGACGCGAGCGGCAACGCTGTCGATGCGCCGGCCGTCCCGGTCGCGTCGATGGCCGATCGAGATTTCGTCGTGAGCATCGGTGGCGACGGCACGCTGCTGTTCGTCGCCCGCGAAGTTGGGTCCACGCCGATCCTTGGCGTCAACCTCGGCGAAGTCGGATTTCTCAACGCTGTCGCCCCCGACGACGCCTGCGACGTCGTCGTCGACCTCCTCGAGGAACTGTGTGACACCGGCTCGCTCGAGGGGCGGGCGCTCTCGCGACTCGAGGCGACCGGTGAGGGAGAGTGGGCGCTCGAGCCGGCGCTCAACGAACTCGTCGTCCACGGGCCGCGACGGGGCCACGGTGGCGGTGTGACCGTCGAGACCAGAATCGACGGCGATTGCTACGCCGCGAGTCACGCCGACGGTGTGCTCGTCGCGACGCCGACGGGCTCGACCGCGTACAACCTGAGCGAGGGCGGCCCGCTGGTGCATCCGGAGACGGACGCCCTCGTCGTCACCCAGATGGCCGCCACCGAGTCGATGCCGCCGCTGGTCGTCGATCCAGACACGGAACTCACAATTTCGGTGTCGGGTGCCGATACTGCCTACGTCATCAGCGACGGGCGAAACCGCCGGCGACTCGAGCCGCCGGCGACCGTCACCGTCTCGCTTGCGCCCGACCCGGTTCAGCTCGTCGGGCCGACAGGGAACTTCGTCACGAGCCTCGAGAAACTCGAGTCGACGTAG
- a CDS encoding universal stress protein, with protein MYDRILVPTDGSDHAAVVAAHAAEIATTKSATVHVLSVVDDRAFLVLDDDRIDAVRTDLEANARDAVDDVATAAIDHGLDVETAIDSGSPAECIVDYADEHDIDLIVMGTSGDEYERNVVGSVSQRVVRQAPTPVLTVGPDVDA; from the coding sequence ATGTACGACCGAATCCTCGTTCCCACCGACGGAAGCGACCACGCAGCAGTCGTCGCCGCCCACGCAGCCGAGATCGCCACGACGAAATCAGCGACCGTACACGTCCTCTCGGTCGTCGACGACCGCGCGTTTCTGGTCCTCGACGACGATCGAATCGACGCCGTCCGCACGGACCTCGAGGCAAACGCGCGCGACGCCGTCGACGACGTCGCAACGGCGGCCATCGACCACGGTCTCGATGTCGAGACCGCCATCGATTCGGGCAGTCCCGCCGAGTGTATCGTCGACTACGCCGACGAGCACGATATCGATCTGATCGTGATGGGAACGAGCGGCGACGAGTACGAGCGCAACGTCGTCGGAAGCGTCTCCCAGCGCGTCGTCCGCCAGGCACCCACGCCCGTGCTCACCGTTGGGCCGGACGTCGACGCCTGA
- a CDS encoding NAD+ synthase, with translation MIDLRFSDAELDEQRDHIVEFIRRQVDAAGAEGVVLGLSGGIDSTLTAHLLVEAVGVENVHGLVLPGTVSSDENMSDAERVAQSLEISYDVIELEPLIDSLLAAYPDAEGDHEAVGNARARLRAVLNYLVANHEHRLVVGTGNRSEAAVGYFTKYGDGAVDCHPIGNLYKAQVRQLARHMGVAEDLVSKAPTAELWADQTDEDELGVSYETLDSILATHIDGPLSVAATCRLLEVDEETVEHVRGLYERSEHKRQVPPAPESLD, from the coding sequence ATGATCGATCTTCGCTTTTCGGATGCGGAACTAGACGAGCAACGCGACCACATCGTCGAGTTCATCCGCCGGCAGGTCGACGCCGCCGGTGCCGAGGGAGTCGTCCTCGGACTCTCGGGTGGCATCGACAGCACGCTCACCGCACACCTCCTCGTCGAGGCAGTCGGCGTCGAGAACGTCCACGGCCTCGTTCTCCCGGGGACCGTCAGCAGCGACGAGAACATGAGCGACGCCGAACGAGTCGCCCAGAGCCTCGAGATCAGCTACGACGTCATCGAACTCGAGCCACTGATCGACTCGCTGCTTGCGGCCTACCCCGATGCCGAAGGCGACCACGAAGCCGTCGGCAACGCTCGAGCGCGACTTCGAGCAGTCCTGAATTACCTCGTGGCAAACCACGAGCACCGGCTGGTCGTCGGCACCGGCAACCGAAGCGAGGCTGCGGTCGGCTACTTTACCAAGTACGGTGACGGCGCTGTCGACTGCCATCCGATCGGGAACCTCTACAAAGCGCAAGTCCGCCAGCTGGCACGCCACATGGGCGTCGCTGAGGACCTCGTCTCGAAAGCGCCGACGGCGGAGTTGTGGGCAGACCAGACCGACGAAGACGAACTCGGAGTCAGCTACGAGACGCTCGATTCGATCCTCGCGACCCACATCGACGGCCCGCTGTCGGTCGCAGCGACGTGCCGACTGCTCGAGGTCGACGAGGAAACAGTCGAGCACGTCCGCGGGCTGTACGAGCGAAGCGAGCACAAGCGACAGGTGCCGCCGGCTCCGGAGTCGCTGGACTGA
- a CDS encoding GNAT family N-acetyltransferase, translating to MPDPVFLSGDRVDLRPIEEDDLEFLQRHVNDPRIWRAIGRSKPLNRVQERAFFDDVVCNDESVQLLIVAESTPVGTVGLQSIDWPSSRGELGYWIAPDHQRNGYASDAVDRVVAYAFDQLGLHRIAARVFAFNEPSRRLLESVGFRQEGVHRDVEFIDGEYQDAYWYGLLEDEWRSETA from the coding sequence ATGCCCGATCCGGTCTTTCTCTCCGGCGACCGTGTCGATCTCCGGCCCATCGAGGAGGATGATCTCGAGTTCCTCCAGCGACACGTCAACGACCCGCGGATCTGGCGGGCGATCGGCCGTTCGAAGCCGCTCAACCGCGTGCAGGAACGGGCGTTCTTCGACGACGTCGTCTGTAACGACGAGTCAGTTCAGTTGCTGATCGTCGCCGAGTCGACGCCGGTGGGGACGGTCGGGCTGCAATCGATCGACTGGCCCTCGAGTCGAGGGGAACTCGGCTACTGGATCGCACCCGACCACCAGCGAAACGGCTACGCGTCCGATGCGGTCGACCGGGTCGTCGCATACGCGTTCGACCAACTCGGCCTCCACCGAATCGCCGCCCGCGTCTTCGCGTTCAACGAGCCCTCGCGACGCCTCCTCGAGTCGGTCGGGTTCAGACAGGAGGGCGTCCATCGGGACGTCGAGTTCATCGATGGCGAGTACCAAGACGCCTACTGGTACGGGTTACTCGAGGACGAGTGGCGCTCGGAGACGGCGTAG
- a CDS encoding enoyl-CoA hydratase/isomerase family protein produces MIDVETDADRTIRTVTIDRPEARNALTVEALEALEAAIDEADEPVIYLRGNGPAFCAGADLETVSGLEGDRERAVEFARLGQRVARTIEDSPAVVVAGIDGPARGGGLEFALACDVRVGTPESTYGEPGVTFGLFGAWGGTVRLPRVIGEGDALEFALSGRAVDAGEARRMGLISRIEADPRVVAEEIAANAADTLAVLKRRIRDDRERATQERLEAQAFGDLVEAHADDIDALLE; encoded by the coding sequence ATGATCGATGTCGAGACCGATGCCGACCGCACGATCCGAACCGTGACGATCGACCGCCCCGAGGCGAGAAACGCCCTGACTGTCGAGGCACTCGAGGCCCTCGAGGCGGCGATCGACGAGGCCGACGAGCCCGTCATCTACCTCCGTGGCAACGGCCCTGCGTTCTGTGCAGGTGCGGATCTCGAGACCGTCAGCGGGCTCGAGGGCGACCGCGAGCGGGCTGTCGAGTTCGCCCGACTGGGCCAACGCGTCGCCCGGACGATCGAGGACTCGCCAGCCGTCGTCGTCGCAGGAATCGATGGCCCGGCACGCGGTGGGGGTCTCGAGTTCGCGCTGGCCTGTGACGTCCGCGTGGGCACGCCCGAGTCGACCTACGGCGAACCGGGCGTCACTTTCGGGCTGTTCGGTGCTTGGGGTGGCACCGTCCGACTCCCCCGCGTGATCGGCGAGGGCGACGCCCTCGAGTTCGCGCTCTCGGGACGGGCCGTCGACGCCGGGGAAGCGCGCCGAATGGGCTTGATCTCGCGAATCGAAGCCGACCCGCGCGTCGTCGCCGAAGAGATCGCCGCAAACGCAGCCGACACGCTCGCTGTGTTGAAACGCCGCATCCGGGACGACCGCGAACGCGCGACACAGGAGCGACTCGAGGCACAGGCCTTCGGCGACCTCGTCGAGGCCCACGCCGACGATATCGACGCGTTACTCGAGTAG
- a CDS encoding DUF7114 family protein produces MEQADSCRRAASEAIADVEPPQLYDFIEATLDEASMVPGVLTLESAAAAAPDGNESRDLESELPASRSVSDREHDRDTEHGTADDSPTDHERIATQAAGVQLIYEGLRLTRSLAHDEPWTSETDGRDGDTGDLEILAADILVARGFYLLARTDAASKAVRTVQAFGRDQTRRETAADPVTMDANLERDILELAVLTGTAAVGTTPSPRLLATAESLADTAGTTFPPATECLDDPVPPLSERSLEDHTTDRATSATDH; encoded by the coding sequence ATGGAACAAGCCGACAGCTGTCGGCGGGCCGCCTCCGAGGCCATCGCGGACGTGGAACCACCGCAGCTATACGATTTCATCGAGGCAACTCTCGACGAGGCCTCGATGGTTCCCGGCGTTCTCACCCTCGAGAGTGCTGCAGCGGCAGCACCCGACGGAAACGAGAGCCGCGACCTCGAGTCCGAGTTGCCAGCCAGTCGATCAGTCTCGGACCGCGAGCACGACCGCGACACCGAACACGGCACAGCCGACGACAGTCCGACCGATCACGAGCGGATCGCCACGCAGGCGGCCGGCGTCCAGCTCATCTACGAGGGACTACGTCTCACCCGATCGCTCGCCCACGACGAGCCCTGGACGAGCGAGACCGACGGCCGAGATGGCGACACCGGGGATCTCGAGATTCTCGCCGCCGACATCCTCGTCGCTCGTGGCTTCTACCTGCTCGCCCGGACTGACGCGGCCAGCAAGGCGGTTCGGACGGTCCAGGCGTTCGGTCGCGATCAAACCCGTCGCGAAACCGCCGCCGATCCGGTGACGATGGACGCAAATCTAGAGCGCGACATCCTCGAGCTCGCCGTCCTCACCGGAACCGCCGCGGTCGGGACAACTCCCTCACCACGCCTGCTCGCCACCGCTGAGTCACTCGCCGACACCGCCGGAACTACCTTCCCACCCGCAACCGAGTGTCTCGATGATCCCGTCCCACCGCTGTCGGAACGCTCGCTCGAGGACCACACGACAGATCGAGCGACGTCGGCGACAGACCACTGA
- a CDS encoding DUF7521 family protein, with amino-acid sequence MSFHDTGLPVAILLAVVKTLILLVGSLITFFAYKAYRRTRQPALGLLAVGFGLVTLGLVLAGFLYELLGVSLMMGILLESLLMLAGFLIIARSLYVT; translated from the coding sequence ATGAGCTTCCACGATACAGGGCTACCGGTCGCGATCCTGCTTGCCGTCGTTAAGACGCTTATCCTGCTCGTTGGAAGTCTGATCACCTTCTTCGCGTACAAGGCCTACCGCCGGACTCGACAGCCCGCGCTCGGCCTGCTCGCCGTCGGGTTCGGACTCGTCACGCTCGGGCTGGTGCTTGCCGGCTTCCTCTATGAACTCCTCGGAGTGTCGCTGATGATGGGGATTCTCCTCGAGAGCCTGCTCATGCTCGCCGGCTTTCTCATTATTGCCCGCTCGCTGTATGTCACGTAA
- a CDS encoding CDGSH iron-sulfur domain-containing protein has translation MTRLVELEATGPRKLEPSDIDDEKGNIAVCQCGLSESFPFCDGSHRRTDDEESETTYVYEDGERSVVECVVTTDDE, from the coding sequence ATGACACGACTTGTCGAACTCGAGGCGACCGGGCCGCGGAAACTGGAGCCGTCGGACATCGACGACGAGAAAGGAAATATCGCAGTCTGCCAGTGCGGGCTCTCAGAATCGTTTCCGTTCTGTGATGGCAGTCACCGACGGACGGACGACGAAGAGTCGGAGACGACCTACGTGTACGAAGACGGCGAGCGATCGGTCGTCGAGTGCGTCGTCACGACGGACGACGAGTAG
- a CDS encoding DUF7091 family protein, with amino-acid sequence MADRRRLERFLRSKLQEAGEQYEQVRGSTTEQLEEAREAYQVAKNARSLPSDEQGRAKIVCRRYAEQRAAMLDDQYRPACFEDGHPDCEGCAEDVREGRIETW; translated from the coding sequence ATGGCGGATCGTCGTCGACTCGAACGGTTCCTTCGCTCGAAGCTACAGGAGGCTGGCGAGCAGTACGAACAGGTCCGCGGTTCGACGACCGAGCAACTCGAGGAGGCTCGCGAGGCCTATCAGGTAGCGAAAAACGCCCGCAGCCTCCCCTCGGACGAGCAGGGTCGGGCGAAGATCGTCTGCCGACGCTACGCCGAACAACGCGCGGCCATGCTCGACGACCAGTACCGGCCGGCCTGTTTCGAGGACGGCCATCCAGACTGTGAGGGCTGTGCGGAGGACGTCCGCGAGGGACGAATCGAAACGTGGTGA
- a CDS encoding replication factor A (Replication protein A protects and stabilize the intermediate ssDNA that is generated by the unwinding action of a DNA helicase at the replication fork. In addition, SSBs prevent the formation of secondary structures by single-stranded template DNA.) → MSDVRQHADDIHDQFSDHIDVAVEDIEERLRTLVDEYKVPMDEARRSVTNHYLEEADLEREDISRGGSEAANVEDVDEPEQWIDLTAKVIELWDPRSDSVAQVGLLGDPTGTIKFTKWAKSDLPALEEGGVYKLQNVVTDEYQGRYSVKLNSTTVIEELDEDLEVGDDTSEIEGALVDMQSGSGLIKRCPEDDCTRVLQNGRCNEHGEVEGEFDLRIKAVVDDGIDAHEVIFDKEATEDLTGLSLEEAKDMAMDALDTTVVADEIADDIVGTYYRIEGPTFGRYVLADDVSELDGPADPEQLLIKARSM, encoded by the coding sequence ATGAGCGACGTACGACAGCACGCGGACGACATCCACGACCAGTTTTCAGACCACATCGACGTCGCCGTCGAGGACATCGAAGAGCGCCTGCGCACGCTCGTCGACGAGTACAAAGTCCCAATGGACGAAGCTCGACGGAGCGTCACGAACCACTACCTCGAGGAAGCCGACCTCGAGCGGGAGGACATCTCCCGAGGCGGCAGCGAGGCCGCAAACGTCGAGGACGTCGACGAACCCGAGCAGTGGATCGACCTCACCGCGAAGGTCATCGAACTCTGGGATCCCCGTAGCGATTCCGTCGCACAGGTCGGCCTGCTGGGCGATCCGACGGGGACGATCAAGTTCACCAAGTGGGCGAAATCCGACCTCCCCGCACTCGAGGAAGGCGGCGTCTACAAACTACAGAACGTCGTCACCGACGAGTACCAGGGCCGGTACTCAGTCAAACTCAACTCGACAACGGTGATCGAGGAACTCGACGAGGATCTCGAGGTCGGCGACGATACGAGCGAGATCGAAGGCGCGCTCGTCGACATGCAAAGCGGTAGCGGGCTCATCAAGCGCTGTCCCGAGGACGACTGCACGCGCGTCCTCCAGAACGGCCGCTGTAACGAACACGGCGAGGTCGAAGGCGAGTTCGACCTCCGGATCAAGGCCGTCGTCGACGACGGGATCGACGCTCACGAGGTCATCTTCGACAAGGAAGCCACCGAAGACCTGACTGGCCTGAGCTTAGAGGAGGCCAAGGACATGGCGATGGACGCGCTCGATACAACCGTCGTCGCCGACGAAATCGCGGATGACATCGTCGGCACCTACTACCGCATCGAGGGGCCGACGTTCGGCCGCTACGTGCTGGCCGACGACGTCTCCGAACTCGATGGGCCAGCCGATCCAGAACAGCTGCTGATCAAAGCGAGGTCGATGTAA
- a CDS encoding RPA family protein — MSQAELTREVARRVFASEFNDSTYTFKESDDERAPNYALLPTGDRANRVFIVGTLTETEDVGEDSEYWRGRVVDPTGTFFVYAGQYQPEAASTLRDTEPPAYVSIVGKPRTYETEDGTVNVSVRPESISVVDDATRDRWVVETAERTLDRIEAYEQWEAEQEAPESASTAPTNEYAQMARERYDLPVVNYRNDVIAALESLEDVEQDDAEATV; from the coding sequence ATGAGCCAGGCAGAACTCACCCGCGAAGTCGCCCGCCGCGTCTTCGCCTCCGAATTCAACGACTCGACGTACACCTTCAAAGAAAGCGACGACGAGCGCGCACCCAACTACGCGCTGCTCCCGACCGGCGACCGCGCCAATCGCGTGTTCATCGTCGGCACGCTGACCGAGACCGAAGACGTCGGCGAGGACAGCGAGTACTGGCGCGGCCGCGTCGTCGATCCGACGGGGACGTTCTTCGTTTACGCCGGCCAGTACCAGCCCGAGGCCGCGTCGACGCTTCGAGACACCGAACCGCCGGCGTACGTCTCCATCGTCGGTAAACCACGCACCTACGAGACCGAAGACGGCACCGTCAACGTCTCGGTCCGACCGGAGTCGATCTCGGTCGTCGACGACGCCACCCGCGACCGCTGGGTCGTCGAAACCGCCGAGCGAACCCTCGACCGAATCGAGGCCTACGAGCAGTGGGAAGCCGAACAGGAAGCGCCGGAAAGCGCCTCGACGGCACCCACGAACGAGTATGCCCAGATGGCTCGCGAGCGCTACGACTTGCCCGTCGTCAACTACCGAAACGACGTCATCGCCGCCCTCGAGAGCCTCGAGGACGTCGAGCAAGACGACGCCGAAGCGACGGTCTGA
- a CDS encoding alpha/beta hydrolase codes for MTGSDRFMDAVSGPHTGQPLVTAGAPALAADAAYIVCHGRGATAQGVINLVKPVTGHGIAVLAPQAERSRWYPRRASAPREANEPWLSSSVDCVGAALEAARAIDIPPERTVIGGFSQGACVAAEFVRRRPTRYGGLAVLSGTLPGSNDELEATMIDGSLEGTPVLVAYGGADPHVDRERIAATCRVFDHAGASVDKRCDPDAGHEVTDDGFDGVGAMLEAVIDS; via the coding sequence ATGACTGGCTCCGATCGCTTCATGGACGCCGTCTCGGGGCCCCACACCGGCCAGCCACTGGTGACGGCTGGTGCGCCCGCGCTAGCTGCGGATGCCGCGTACATCGTCTGTCACGGCCGCGGTGCGACGGCCCAAGGCGTGATCAACCTCGTGAAGCCAGTCACCGGCCACGGCATCGCGGTCCTCGCCCCGCAGGCCGAGCGAAGCCGCTGGTATCCACGTCGGGCGAGCGCACCACGGGAAGCCAACGAACCGTGGCTCTCCTCGAGCGTTGACTGCGTCGGGGCCGCACTTGAGGCCGCCCGGGCGATCGATATCCCGCCCGAACGAACCGTCATCGGCGGCTTCTCGCAGGGGGCCTGCGTCGCCGCTGAGTTCGTTCGTCGACGGCCCACCCGCTACGGCGGGCTTGCCGTCCTCTCAGGAACGCTACCCGGTTCGAACGACGAACTCGAGGCAACGATGATCGACGGCTCGCTCGAGGGGACGCCGGTGCTCGTGGCCTACGGCGGGGCTGACCCACACGTCGACCGCGAACGCATCGCTGCGACGTGTCGTGTCTTCGACCACGCGGGCGCATCGGTCGACAAGCGGTGCGACCCCGACGCGGGCCACGAGGTTACCGACGACGGATTCGACGGCGTCGGCGCGATGCTCGAGGCCGTTATCGACAGCTGA
- a CDS encoding VOC family protein gives MHTDTPGLHHVTGIVGDAQEAIDFYTGVLGLRLVTQTVNFEDILQHHLYFGDATGMPGTVLTLFPDPHGDAGRVGPPQVESVALVVPDDALEYWQARLGEHDIAVDGPRERFGDRCLRLEDPVGTRLEFVADSSGTVSPTGIEPWTDGPVPTERAIRVLHGVSVLSVNPYATASTLETLGFEYESEAGGRVRYRAPGTRATVVDILERDADFGREGQGTFHHVAVRVEREDDLHEWHELFDDRGYDVSRVKDRHFFHSLYVREPGGVLFELATDTDGVAASGVDGRPGESLYLPDWFERDRELIESQLPTLTVPTAHTRDR, from the coding sequence ATGCACACCGATACGCCGGGGCTCCATCACGTGACGGGCATCGTCGGAGACGCACAGGAGGCGATCGATTTCTACACGGGTGTCCTCGGCCTCCGGCTTGTCACGCAGACGGTCAACTTCGAGGACATCCTGCAACACCACCTCTACTTCGGCGACGCGACCGGGATGCCCGGAACGGTTCTGACACTGTTTCCCGATCCCCACGGCGACGCCGGTCGCGTGGGGCCGCCACAGGTCGAATCGGTTGCGCTCGTCGTCCCGGACGACGCCCTCGAGTACTGGCAAGCGCGACTCGGCGAGCACGACATCGCAGTCGATGGGCCACGCGAGCGATTCGGCGACCGCTGTCTGCGGTTAGAAGATCCCGTCGGAACGCGCCTCGAGTTCGTGGCCGACTCGTCGGGCACTGTCTCGCCCACTGGAATCGAACCGTGGACGGATGGCCCGGTACCGACGGAGCGGGCGATTCGCGTACTCCACGGCGTGTCGGTGCTGTCGGTCAATCCCTACGCGACGGCGAGTACGCTCGAGACGCTGGGCTTCGAGTACGAGTCGGAAGCGGGTGGGCGGGTGCGATACCGCGCACCGGGGACTCGAGCGACGGTCGTCGATATCCTCGAGCGCGACGCCGACTTCGGCCGCGAAGGACAAGGGACGTTTCACCACGTTGCGGTGCGTGTCGAGCGCGAGGACGACCTCCACGAGTGGCACGAACTGTTCGACGACCGCGGCTACGACGTCTCGCGGGTCAAGGACCGCCACTTCTTCCACTCGCTGTACGTCCGCGAACCGGGCGGCGTCCTCTTCGAACTGGCGACTGACACCGACGGCGTCGCCGCGAGTGGAGTCGACGGTCGACCCGGCGAGTCGCTGTACCTTCCCGACTGGTTCGAGCGCGACCGCGAACTGATCGAGAGCCAACTACCGACGCTGACGGTGCCAACGGCTCACACGCGCGACCGATGA
- a CDS encoding ribbon-helix-helix protein, CopG family has protein sequence MGNKNKTISFRVNEDAFEALQDIAAERDISLSAVFRDYVDQLVDHDGQIAVVPEADLESNAGKGDDGHSFPPTVEVPKRFIREHERLELEADHLREQLDEYKAYVNELQDRLEEEEDEVLLLDELDDDEDRYQLR, from the coding sequence ATGGGCAACAAGAACAAGACGATCTCGTTTCGCGTAAACGAGGACGCGTTCGAGGCGCTGCAGGACATCGCCGCCGAACGCGACATCTCGTTGTCCGCGGTGTTTCGTGACTACGTCGACCAGCTCGTTGACCACGACGGGCAGATCGCTGTCGTCCCCGAAGCCGACCTCGAGTCGAACGCGGGCAAAGGCGACGACGGTCACTCGTTTCCGCCGACCGTCGAAGTGCCGAAGCGATTCATCCGCGAACACGAACGCCTCGAACTCGAGGCCGACCATCTGCGCGAACAGCTCGACGAGTACAAAGCCTACGTCAACGAGTTACAGGACCGACTCGAGGAAGAAGAAGACGAAGTCCTGTTGCTCGACGAGTTAGACGACGACGAGGATCGGTACCAGCTTCGGTAG